A single Lactuca sativa cultivar Salinas chromosome 8, Lsat_Salinas_v11, whole genome shotgun sequence DNA region contains:
- the LOC122195619 gene encoding uncharacterized protein LOC122195619 has protein sequence MAGPSNTKGSTYIQIDVHYDGMFSPIPHLIYYLNQKTSITDVDFGGLNFKEFIYVLEDVTKGKCPVVYYCLGHKSMRDGLTPLKNDDDYRRFLDAAHGNEGKINVYIDHYNDSVLDWIEEEKEEKGVDSESSDEDKDSVMSDALSVDHEPDEEVIPLTKSDDPFLNYISVVPRDDFVDEDDDSDNGTKEAPIYPFHDTTQKWDTMQPILGMRFCNPQELKQLVSNYAVANGYNLWYEKNDKTRLLVRCCKTSEGKAACPFRLWATWMSNEKSFQIKSLINEHNCASTFKFGSVVTYSWIGKHFVNDILENPKMSCREMRDKVGENFNVKVSLGQCRNAKKFALNEIEGSLNTHYEKLWSYGAEILRANPGSTVKIGTDTMPDSTIYFSRMYVCIKGVKDGWIEGCRRVIGVDGCFLKGICRGELLSAVGRDANNHIYPIAWAVVAVENKETWKWFLSLLLKDINMGNGAGLTLLSDQHKGLIEAVKERVPYAKHRQCARHVYANFKKKFKGAAYRKLFWRAAKATTVQRFEGIMKEIRVIDVQAYDHLMEKDPKSWSRAFFVLDRSCGAIENGICESFNAAIVHARKKPIIAMLEEIRRFVMDRMYCKRLKGQKWNLAICPSIRKKIVDKRKHLRYWYVIPSGVQQFEVRSVHEVYAVYLNQRTCACRGWQLSGIPCVHAMAAISYLNENVEDYVATWFTTEMFGNCYKYTINPINGSEMWPSWEGQPMLPPKRKRLPGRPKVNRKKAASKKEGRHTISKKGAITKCSICREPGHNKITCPLSKEGPSTKAKKKKGKHVPDVEDESEFEIEEMAEVEDEYESKSESEIEELAENVDEPDQGQVDEVAVEPAIEAAVEPAVEAAIEAAVEAVVEPDQEQVHEPDQEQVHEPVVEHELEQIVVEPIIEDVEEPAAQPVVEVEQRAQPLKRKTKYSERITEVALRRVVITKDGCGLSVNKPVTLE, from the exons CCACTGAAAAATGATGATGACTACAGGAGGTTTCTTGATGCTGCACATGGTAACGAAGGAAAGATTAATGTATATATTGATCACTACAACGATTCGGTGCTTGACTGGATAGaggaagaaaaggaagaaaaaggTGTTGATAGTGAAAGCTCTGATGAAGATAAAGACTCGGTCATGTCTGATGCTCTATCTGTTGATCATGAACCCGATGAAGAGGTAATACCATTGACTAAATCCGATGATCCCTTTCTTAACTATATTAGTGTTGTCCCTAGAGATGATTTTGTTGATGAGGATGATGATTCAGATAATGGAACCAAAGAAGCCCCGATTTATCCTTTTCATGACACAACTCAGAAATGGGATACAATGCAACCCATCCTTGGTATGAGGTTTTGTAACCCTCAAGAACTTAAACAACTTGTCTCAAACTATGCAGTAGCAAACGGTTATAACCTTTGGTATGAAAAAAATGATAAAACTAGGTTGCTAGTCAGGTGTTGTAAAACTAGTGAAGGAAAGGCAGCATGTCCTTTTAGACTATGGGCTACTTGGATGAGCAATGAAAAGTCATTCCAAATTAAGTCCTTAATTAATGAGCATAACTGTGCTAGTACCTTCAAGTTTGGGTCAGTTGTTACTTACTCATGGATAGGGAAACATTTTGTTAATGATATTTTAGAAAATCCCAAAATGAGTTGCAGGGAAATGAGGGATAAAGTTGGGGAAAATTTCAATGTGAAGGTTAGTCTTGGACAATGCAGGAATGCAAAGAAGTTTGCACTTAATGAGATCGAAGGCAGTTTGAACACACATTATGAAAAATTATGGAGTTATGGAGCTGAGATATTAAGAGCTAATCCAGGGTCAACAGTGAAAATTGGGACGGATACAATGCCTGATTCCACAATTTATTTTTCTAGGATGTATGTTTGTATCAAAGGTGTAAAGGATGGTTGGATTGAAGGATGCAGGAGAGTTATAGGTGTAGATGGTTGCTTTTTAAAAGGTATTTGCAGAGGTGAGCTTCTTTCAGCTGTAGGTAGAGACGCTAACAACCATATTTACCCCATTGCTTGGGCAGTAGTTGCAGTTGAGAACAAAGAAACTTGGAAGTGGTTTCTAAGCTTACTACTTAAGGACATTAACATGGGAAATGGGGCAGGATTAACCTTACTTTCTGACCAACacaag GGTCTTATTGAGGCTGTTAAAGAAAGAGTACCATATGCTAAGCATAGGCAATGTGCTAGGCACGTGTATGCTAATTTCAAGAAAAAATTTAAGGGTGCTGCATATAGGAAGCTTTTTTGGAGGGCTGCAAAGGCCACAACTGTGCAAAGGTTTGAAGGTATAATGAAAGAGATTAGGGTGATTGATGTACAAGCATATGATCACTTGATGGAAAAAGATCCAAAATCCTGGTCTAGGGCTTTTTTTGTATTGGACAGGTCTTGTGGTGCCATTGAGAATGGTATTTGTGAATCTTTTAATGCTGCAATTGTGCATGCTAGGAAAAAGCCGATTATAGCAATGTTAGAGGAAATTAGGAGGTTTGTGATGGATAGGATGTATTGTAAAAGATTGAAGGGGCAGAAATGGAATCTAGCCATATGTCCATCTATTAGAAAGAAAATAGTGGACAAGAGGAAACATCTAAG GTATTGGTATGTAATTCCCAGTGGAGTGCAACAATTTGAGGTGAGGTCAGTACATGAGGTTTATGCTGTGTACTTGAACCAAAGAACATGTGCATGTAGAGGATGGCAACTAAGTGGAATACCATGTGTACATGCCATGGCTGCTATTAGTTATCTAAATGAGAATGTGGAAGACTATGTGGCAACTTGGTTCACAACAGAAATGTTTGGAAATTGCTATAAGTATACAATTAATCCTATAAATGGAAGTGAAATGTGGCCATCTTGGGAAGGTCAACCTATGTTGCCCCCGAAACGTAAAAGATTACCTGGCAGACCTAAAGTCAACAGGAAGAAGGCTGCTTCAAAAAAAGAAGGTCGACATACTATTAGCAAGAAAGGGGCTATTACAAAATGCAGCATCTGTAGAGAACCAGGACACAACAAAATAACATGTCCACTGTCCAAAGAAG GACCAAGTACTAAAGCCAAAAAGAAGAAGGGTAAACATGTTCCTGATGTTGAGGATGAGTCTGAATTTGAGATTGAAGAGATGGCTGAAGTTGAAGATGAGTATGAATCTAAGTCTGAATCTGAGATTGAAGAGCTGGCTGAAAATGTTGATGAACCTGATCAGGGTCAAGTTGATGAAGTTGCTGTTGAACCTGCTATTGAAGCTGCTGTTGAACCTGCTGTGGAAGCTGCTATTGAAGCTGCTGTTGAAGCTGTTGTTGAACCTGATCAGGAACAAGTTCATGAACCTGATCAGGAACAAGTTCATGAACCTGTTGTTGAGCATGAATTGGAACAAATTGTTGTTGAACCTATAATTGAAGATGTTGAGGAACCTGCTGCACAACCTGTTGTTGAAGTTGAACAAAGAGCACAACCATTAAAGAGGAAAACGAAATACTCAGAGAGGATCACTGAAGTGGCATTAAGGAGGGTGGTCATCACCAAGGATGGATGTGGTTTAAGTGTGAATAAACCTGTTACACTGGAATGA